Proteins encoded in a region of the Oscillospiraceae bacterium MB24-C1 genome:
- the hgdB gene encoding (R)-2-hydroxyglutaryl-CoA dehydratase subunit beta has product MSIETLLNEFKEIAYHPGKQLDSYKAEGKKVIGVMPYFVPEELVHAAGMVPFGMWGSNNKTISKAKEYCATFYCTIAQLDLEMLLDGTMDKLDGVITPTICDTLRPMSQNIRVAMGHKMPVIFLAHPQNRMPDYGKKFTVSQYTNIKNELEKISGAPITDAALSDAIKVYNKSRAARRKFVKLANDHCDVITPTKRSNVLKASWFMLKDVYTEKLEKLNAELEKLPVCQWKGVKVVTSGIICDNPKLLAAFEENNIAIAADDVAHESRPIRVDAPETGDPMMALAEQFAAQDYDILLYDPQSNLNRRGEFVANMVKDSGAQGLVLFMQQFCDPEEMEYPSLKKALDDAGVPHIKLGVDQQMRDFGQAKTAIQAFADVLSMNS; this is encoded by the coding sequence ATGAGCATCGAAACTTTGCTGAATGAATTTAAAGAGATTGCCTACCATCCTGGCAAGCAGCTTGACAGCTACAAGGCTGAGGGGAAAAAGGTTATCGGCGTGATGCCTTATTTCGTTCCGGAAGAGCTGGTCCATGCGGCTGGCATGGTTCCCTTTGGCATGTGGGGCAGCAACAATAAGACTATCTCCAAGGCTAAGGAATATTGCGCAACCTTCTATTGCACGATTGCTCAGCTTGACCTTGAGATGCTGCTCGACGGTACGATGGATAAGCTTGACGGTGTGATCACCCCTACCATTTGTGATACGCTGCGCCCGATGTCTCAGAACATCCGCGTTGCGATGGGCCATAAGATGCCGGTCATCTTCCTGGCGCATCCGCAGAACCGTATGCCCGACTATGGCAAGAAGTTCACCGTTAGCCAGTACACCAACATTAAGAACGAGCTTGAGAAGATTTCTGGCGCACCAATCACCGACGCTGCTCTCTCGGATGCTATTAAGGTTTACAACAAGAGCCGCGCCGCCCGCCGCAAGTTTGTCAAGCTGGCAAATGATCACTGTGACGTCATAACCCCCACCAAGCGCAGCAACGTGCTCAAAGCTTCGTGGTTTATGCTGAAAGATGTCTACACTGAAAAGCTGGAAAAACTCAACGCCGAGCTTGAGAAGTTGCCGGTATGTCAGTGGAAGGGTGTCAAAGTTGTTACTTCTGGTATCATCTGCGACAATCCCAAGCTGCTGGCTGCCTTTGAAGAAAATAACATTGCGATCGCAGCGGACGACGTTGCGCACGAGAGCCGTCCTATCCGCGTCGACGCGCCCGAGACCGGTGACCCCATGATGGCACTGGCCGAGCAGTTCGCCGCTCAGGATTATGATATTCTGCTCTACGATCCGCAGTCTAACCTCAACCGCCGCGGTGAGTTCGTCGCCAATATGGTTAAGGACAGCGGTGCACAGGGTCTGGTTCTGTTCATGCAGCAGTTCTGCGATCCCGAAGAGATGGAATATCCTTCGCTGAAGAAAGCACTTGACGACGCTGGTGTACCGCACATCAAACTGGGTGTTGACCAGCAGATGCGCGATTTCGGCCAGGCCAAGACCGCAATTCAGGCATTTGCCGATGTTCTTTCGATGAATAGCTAA
- a CDS encoding 2-hydroxyacyl-CoA dehydratase: MAENVNTAAAPAAAKPPKKVSAASAALRQVVTDVYEAARVAKANGEPIGWSSSKFPAEIAETLGLKIVYPENQAAGIAAQKDGERMCKAAEEMGFDADICGYARISLAYANGVETTNESRRMPLPDFVLCCNNICNCMTKWYENICRMNDIPLIMIDVPYNNHVTVDDSYVEYIKGQFMDAIKQLEKISGRKWDEKKFEEVCNNANRCAQAWLKVCDYCQYKPSPLSGFDLFNHMADVVTARVKPAAAEAFEMLAKELEENVKNGESTLPFPEQHRIMFEGIPCWPDLRALFKPLKTHGLNVTAVVYAPAFGFTYSNFDEMIRAYCKAPNSVCIEQGVDWREGICRDNKVDGVLVHYNRSCKPWSGYMAEMQRRFTADLGIPCVGFDGDQADPRNFNAAQYETRVQGLVEAIEETKRAKEGRA, from the coding sequence ATGGCTGAAAATGTAAACACTGCTGCGGCTCCAGCTGCTGCTAAGCCTCCTAAGAAGGTCAGCGCAGCTTCTGCGGCGCTGCGTCAGGTTGTTACCGATGTTTACGAGGCGGCACGCGTGGCGAAGGCCAATGGAGAGCCCATCGGCTGGTCTTCTTCCAAGTTCCCGGCAGAAATTGCCGAGACACTCGGGCTGAAAATTGTATATCCTGAGAATCAGGCTGCTGGTATTGCTGCGCAGAAAGATGGCGAGCGCATGTGCAAGGCTGCGGAAGAAATGGGCTTTGATGCCGATATCTGCGGATATGCACGCATCAGCCTCGCTTATGCTAACGGCGTTGAGACGACCAACGAGTCTCGCCGTATGCCGTTGCCTGACTTTGTGTTGTGCTGCAACAACATTTGCAACTGCATGACCAAGTGGTATGAGAACATCTGCCGCATGAACGATATCCCGCTGATCATGATCGACGTCCCCTACAACAACCATGTGACGGTTGATGACAGCTATGTGGAATACATCAAGGGTCAGTTTATGGACGCCATCAAGCAGCTCGAGAAAATCTCGGGTCGTAAGTGGGATGAAAAGAAGTTTGAAGAGGTTTGCAACAATGCTAACCGCTGTGCACAGGCGTGGCTGAAGGTTTGTGACTACTGTCAATACAAGCCCTCGCCCTTAAGCGGCTTTGACCTGTTTAACCACATGGCCGACGTCGTGACTGCCCGTGTTAAGCCCGCGGCTGCCGAGGCCTTTGAAATGCTGGCCAAGGAGCTTGAGGAGAACGTCAAGAACGGCGAGTCTACCCTGCCCTTCCCCGAGCAGCACCGCATCATGTTCGAGGGTATTCCCTGTTGGCCCGACCTCAGGGCACTGTTTAAGCCCTTGAAGACCCATGGCCTCAACGTCACCGCCGTTGTTTATGCGCCGGCGTTTGGCTTCACCTATAGCAACTTTGATGAGATGATCCGTGCTTACTGCAAGGCACCCAACTCGGTATGTATCGAGCAGGGCGTTGACTGGCGCGAAGGCATTTGCCGTGACAACAAGGTTGATGGCGTGCTGGTTCACTACAACCGCAGCTGTAAGCCTTGGAGCGGTTATATGGCTGAGATGCAGCGCCGCTTCACCGCGGACCTGGGTATTCCCTGTGTCGGCTTTGATGGCGACCAGGCCGACCCCAGAAACTTCAATGCTGCCCAGTATGAGACGCGTGTTCAGGGTCTCGTAGAAGCAATTGAAGAGACCAAGAGAGCCAAGGAGGGCCGTGCATAA
- the hgdC gene encoding (R)-2-hydroxyglutaryl-CoA dehydratase activase HgdC: MSDIITMGIDVGSTASKCIVLKNGKEIMGKALIPVGAGTSGPERVVKEIVETTGIKIEDMNYILATGYGRNSITFANQQMSELSCHAKGAHFLFPEVRTVIDIGGQDVKVMQIENGAMVNFQMNDKCAAGTGRFLDVMARVLEVKVSDLAMLGSHSTKRVAISSTCTVFAESEVISQLAQSTDKCDIINGIHHSVASRVVGLAHRVGVRDMVVMTGGVAQNAGVVKALQEELGHTIHTSPLTQYVGALGAAIFAYQKCSK, from the coding sequence ATGAGCGATATCATTACAATGGGAATCGATGTGGGTTCTACCGCATCGAAATGTATTGTCCTCAAGAATGGCAAGGAAATCATGGGAAAAGCGTTGATTCCGGTTGGCGCTGGAACCAGTGGCCCCGAGCGGGTGGTCAAGGAAATTGTTGAGACCACCGGTATCAAGATTGAGGATATGAATTATATTCTGGCTACAGGTTATGGCCGTAACTCGATTACATTTGCGAACCAGCAGATGAGTGAGCTTTCGTGCCATGCCAAGGGCGCGCATTTTCTTTTCCCTGAGGTTCGTACCGTTATAGATATTGGCGGTCAGGACGTCAAGGTGATGCAGATTGAGAACGGTGCGATGGTCAATTTTCAGATGAACGATAAATGTGCTGCCGGCACAGGTCGTTTTCTGGATGTCATGGCTCGCGTACTCGAGGTCAAGGTCAGCGATCTTGCCATGCTGGGGTCTCACTCCACAAAGCGAGTGGCAATCAGCTCAACCTGTACCGTTTTTGCCGAATCTGAGGTTATTTCTCAGTTAGCGCAGAGCACGGATAAATGCGATATTATAAACGGTATACATCATTCAGTAGCCAGCCGCGTTGTTGGTTTGGCACACCGCGTGGGCGTTCGTGACATGGTGGTTATGACCGGTGGCGTCGCTCAGAATGCGGGTGTTGTCAAGGCTCTTCAAGAAGAGCTGGGGCACACCATCCATACCTCTCCTCTCACTCAGTATGTTGGCGCACTGGGTGCTGCAATATTTGCTTATCAAAAGTGCAGTAAATAA
- a CDS encoding carboxyl transferase domain-containing protein yields MSNYSMPGYFQNMPVIGKPLVNLNPENEAEIKAREQAMTEKVEAVLDNGRSTESLNKAGQMTAMQRVYSLIDQGTWCPLNTLYNPMDNDGGSTAIIKGLGRIGGKWAVIVASDNKKLAGAWIPGQADNLLRASDTAKRLRIPLIYVLNCSGVKLDEQEKVYPNRRGGGTPFYRNAELAQMGIPVLVAIYGTNPAGGGYHSISPTILIAHANANMAVGGAGILGGMNPKGYVDEESAMALIDATENGPEIAPPGSVGVHHNQTGFFREVYAEEQGVLEAIKKYMEYAPAYNLEYFRVDEPREPQFDASELYTIVPTNQKKTYNTYEVLARIFDNSEFFEYKKGYGPEMITGLAKMDGLLVGVIANAQGLLTNYPEYKGEGAMGIGGKLYRQGLIKMNEFVTLCARDCIPLVWVQDTTGIDVGDEAECAELLGLGQGLIYSIQKSDMPSLEITLRKGTAAAHYVLGGPQGNDTNVFSLGTAATEIYVMHGETAAAAMYSRRLVKDHKAGKDIGPIIEKMNELIKEYAEKSSPFYCEKDGFVDKIVDMNMLRPYIKAFANAYYQNPKAVCPFHQMLTPRTMRDFETFTKK; encoded by the coding sequence ATGAGCAACTACTCAATGCCCGGCTATTTTCAGAATATGCCGGTGATAGGAAAGCCGCTGGTCAACCTCAACCCCGAAAACGAGGCGGAAATCAAGGCAAGAGAGCAAGCGATGACTGAGAAGGTTGAAGCTGTTCTCGACAATGGCCGTTCCACCGAGAGCTTGAACAAAGCCGGTCAGATGACCGCTATGCAGCGTGTTTATTCGCTGATTGATCAGGGCACCTGGTGCCCCCTTAACACCCTTTACAATCCGATGGACAATGATGGCGGCTCCACTGCTATCATCAAGGGCCTTGGCCGCATCGGCGGTAAATGGGCTGTTATCGTTGCCTCTGACAACAAGAAGCTGGCCGGTGCTTGGATTCCCGGACAGGCGGATAACCTGTTGCGTGCTTCTGACACTGCGAAGCGTCTGCGTATTCCGCTGATCTATGTGCTCAACTGCTCTGGTGTTAAGCTCGACGAGCAGGAGAAAGTTTATCCCAACCGCCGTGGCGGCGGCACCCCCTTCTATCGTAACGCCGAGCTGGCTCAGATGGGCATTCCAGTTCTTGTCGCGATCTATGGCACCAACCCTGCAGGCGGTGGTTATCACTCCATCAGCCCGACCATCCTGATCGCCCATGCAAATGCCAATATGGCGGTTGGTGGTGCAGGCATCCTCGGCGGCATGAACCCCAAGGGTTATGTTGATGAGGAGAGCGCAATGGCGCTGATTGATGCGACCGAAAATGGTCCTGAGATTGCACCTCCCGGTTCGGTTGGTGTACACCACAACCAGACTGGTTTCTTCCGTGAGGTTTATGCTGAGGAGCAGGGCGTGCTCGAAGCCATCAAGAAGTATATGGAATATGCGCCCGCTTACAACCTGGAGTACTTCCGTGTTGATGAGCCCCGTGAGCCCCAGTTTGATGCCAGTGAGCTTTATACCATCGTCCCCACCAACCAGAAGAAGACCTACAACACCTATGAGGTGCTGGCTCGTATCTTCGATAACTCTGAGTTTTTTGAGTACAAGAAGGGCTATGGCCCCGAAATGATCACCGGTCTTGCCAAGATGGACGGCCTGCTGGTCGGCGTTATTGCAAACGCACAGGGTCTGTTGACGAACTATCCCGAGTACAAGGGCGAAGGCGCGATGGGCATTGGTGGTAAGTTGTACCGTCAGGGCCTGATCAAGATGAACGAGTTCGTCACTCTTTGTGCGCGTGACTGCATCCCGCTGGTTTGGGTTCAGGATACCACCGGCATCGACGTTGGTGACGAGGCAGAGTGCGCTGAGCTGCTCGGCCTGGGCCAGGGTCTGATCTACTCGATTCAGAAATCCGATATGCCCTCGCTTGAGATTACGTTGCGTAAGGGTACCGCTGCTGCGCACTATGTGCTGGGCGGCCCGCAGGGCAACGACACCAACGTATTCTCGCTGGGCACTGCTGCGACCGAGATTTACGTCATGCATGGTGAGACTGCTGCTGCTGCTATGTATTCGCGCAGACTGGTCAAGGACCACAAGGCCGGCAAGGACATTGGCCCGATCATCGAGAAGATGAACGAGCTTATCAAGGAATATGCTGAGAAATCCAGCCCCTTCTATTGCGAGAAGGATGGTTTTGTTGACAAAATTGTCGATATGAATATGCTGCGTCCTTATATCAAGGCGTTTGCTAACGCATACTATCAGAATCCCAAGGCCGTCTGCCCCTTCCATCAGATGCTGACCCCCAGAACCATGCGGGATTTTGAAACCTTCACTAAGAAGTAA
- the gctB gene encoding glutaconate CoA-transferase subunit B, with protein sequence MADYTNYTNKEMQAVTIAKVIENGQIVIVGTGLPLIGASLAKRVFAPGCQLIVESGLMDCSPIEVPRSVGDNRFMAHCAVQWPNVRFIGFEANEWLHDNDRLIAFIGGAQIDPYGNVNSTSIGDYHHPKTRFTGSGGANGIATFANTVIMMQHEKRRFMDKIDYITSPGYIDGPDGRAKMGLPTNRGPQMVVTDRGIMKFDEKTKRMYLAGYYPTSSPEDVIEHTGFEIDVSRAVALDAPDPEVIRMIREEIDPGQAFIQVPKD encoded by the coding sequence ATGGCTGATTACACAAATTATACAAATAAAGAAATGCAGGCCGTTACCATCGCTAAGGTGATCGAGAACGGTCAGATCGTTATCGTAGGCACCGGTCTTCCGCTGATCGGTGCATCCCTTGCAAAGCGCGTGTTCGCACCGGGCTGCCAGCTCATCGTCGAGAGTGGTCTCATGGACTGTTCCCCTATCGAGGTTCCTCGTTCGGTTGGCGACAACCGCTTCATGGCGCACTGCGCCGTACAGTGGCCCAACGTTCGTTTCATCGGCTTTGAGGCCAATGAGTGGCTGCATGACAACGATCGTCTCATTGCCTTTATCGGCGGTGCGCAGATTGACCCCTATGGCAACGTTAACTCCACCTCGATCGGTGACTACCATCACCCCAAGACCCGTTTCACCGGTTCGGGTGGTGCAAACGGTATCGCGACCTTTGCTAATACCGTTATCATGATGCAGCACGAGAAGCGCCGCTTTATGGACAAAATTGACTATATCACCAGCCCTGGCTACATTGACGGCCCCGACGGCCGCGCAAAGATGGGTCTGCCCACCAACCGTGGCCCGCAGATGGTTGTTACCGACCGCGGCATCATGAAGTTTGATGAAAAGACCAAGCGCATGTACCTTGCTGGTTACTACCCCACATCCTCCCCCGAGGACGTCATCGAGCATACTGGATTTGAAATTGATGTATCACGCGCGGTTGCACTCGATGCACCCGACCCTGAGGTTATCCGTATGATTCGTGAGGAAATTGACCCGGGTCAAGCGTTTATCCAGGTTCCCAAGGACTAA
- the gctA gene encoding glutaconate CoA-transferase subunit A: MEKVLTLSEAISKYVHSGDNICFGGFTTNRKPYAAAREILRQGLTDFIVYAGPAGGDWDMMIGEGRVKAYINCYTADSGVTNVSRRYRKAYEEGKLIMEDYSQDAVMMMLHAASLGLPFLPVRLMMGSSLVDMWGISKEVRKTIPKLPEDKFVYIDNPFNPGEKVVALPVPKLDTAIIHVQKAAPDGTCSIEGDEFHDVDIAVAAKNVIVTCEELVSNEQIRLDPTKNSIPPFCVSAVVHAPFGAHPSQCYNYYDYDNPMLKEYGEASKTEEDFKAFVDKYVYGPKTHEDYLDLVGASRLVGLYNVPGYGYATKELKK; this comes from the coding sequence ATGGAAAAAGTATTAACTTTGTCCGAGGCAATTTCTAAGTACGTGCATAGTGGAGATAATATCTGTTTTGGCGGCTTTACCACCAACAGAAAGCCTTATGCCGCAGCTCGTGAGATTTTGCGTCAGGGTCTTACCGATTTTATCGTCTATGCTGGACCGGCCGGCGGCGACTGGGATATGATGATCGGCGAGGGTCGCGTCAAGGCTTATATCAACTGCTACACCGCCGACTCGGGCGTTACCAACGTCTCGCGCCGTTATCGTAAAGCCTATGAAGAAGGTAAGCTCATCATGGAGGACTACTCTCAGGACGCCGTTATGATGATGCTGCACGCTGCTTCGCTGGGCCTGCCCTTCCTGCCTGTGCGCCTGATGATGGGCTCTTCGCTCGTCGATATGTGGGGCATCAGCAAGGAGGTTCGCAAGACCATTCCGAAGCTGCCCGAAGACAAGTTTGTCTATATCGACAACCCCTTCAACCCCGGTGAGAAGGTCGTTGCGCTCCCGGTGCCGAAGCTTGACACCGCCATCATCCACGTTCAGAAGGCCGCTCCCGATGGCACCTGTTCGATTGAGGGCGACGAATTCCACGACGTTGACATTGCGGTTGCCGCAAAGAACGTGATCGTCACCTGTGAAGAACTGGTTTCCAATGAGCAGATCCGTCTTGATCCGACTAAGAACAGCATCCCGCCCTTCTGTGTATCCGCTGTTGTACATGCCCCATTCGGTGCGCATCCCTCGCAGTGCTACAACTACTACGACTATGACAACCCCATGCTCAAGGAATACGGCGAAGCCTCTAAGACCGAAGAGGACTTTAAGGCGTTTGTTGACAAGTATGTTTACGGCCCCAAGACCCATGAGGATTACCTGGATCTTGTCGGTGCTTCCCGCCTCGTCGGTTTGTACAATGTTCCCGGCTATGGCTACGCCACCAAAGAGTTAAAGAAGTAA
- a CDS encoding biotin/lipoyl-containing protein, whose protein sequence is MKYTATLNGRTYDVEIERTDVFRPLTREEIAAGAIATSAPIVAPAPAPAAPAPAPAAPAPAAPTAPAAPAPAAPTAPAAPVPAGAGSITAPMSGTIFKMLVNVGDVVKNGQVVVVLEAMKMENEIFAPCDGTVKEVRVAQGAAVSPGDVLVVIG, encoded by the coding sequence ATGAAGTATACTGCTACCCTCAACGGAAGAACCTACGATGTAGAGATTGAGAGAACGGACGTATTTCGCCCGCTGACCCGTGAAGAAATTGCCGCTGGTGCGATTGCCACTAGTGCGCCGATTGTGGCTCCTGCTCCCGCGCCTGCCGCTCCTGCTCCCGCGCCCGCTGCGCCCGCACCGGCTGCACCTACTGCACCCGCTGCGCCCGCACCGGCTGCACCTACTGCACCCGCTGCACCCGTACCCGCTGGTGCTGGATCCATCACCGCCCCCATGAGTGGCACAATCTTTAAGATGTTGGTCAATGTCGGCGATGTTGTCAAGAATGGTCAAGTTGTTGTTGTGCTTGAAGCTATGAAGATGGAGAACGAGATTTTTGCCCCCTGCGACGGCACTGTCAAAGAAGTACGAGTCGCTCAGGGTGCGGCCGTTTCCCCCGGCGATGTGCTGGTGGTTATTGGCTGA
- a CDS encoding AraC family transcriptional regulator, protein MTPAKYQMRLNWDDSWHMDRPHFHEDIEILLCLSDGGDFFIENELYPMHWGALFLIGEATLHKSTASDSYKRYVLHISSSTLQELSMPKSDFLACTRESGHCVLLEKEKTFELIKLFEQLEKPRADVFGSDMQDMIILLSLLLKVFSSFETTDRSKVVLNPDFARISPILEFIQVHLAEPLTLDIIAANCFINKYHLCHSFKAVTGFSVMEYIIHCRVLKARELLRKGMRVQEVGEMVGFRNNEHFIRTFGTLTGTSPKRYAKEYLAGDKC, encoded by the coding sequence ATGACCCCCGCAAAATACCAGATGCGCTTAAATTGGGACGATTCCTGGCACATGGATCGCCCCCATTTTCATGAGGATATCGAAATATTACTCTGTCTCTCGGACGGTGGCGATTTCTTTATCGAAAACGAGCTTTACCCCATGCACTGGGGCGCACTTTTTCTCATCGGTGAGGCCACACTACACAAGAGCACTGCAAGCGATTCTTACAAGCGCTATGTGTTGCATATATCATCGAGTACACTCCAGGAACTTTCAATGCCCAAAAGTGATTTTCTGGCCTGCACCCGCGAGTCGGGCCACTGCGTATTGTTGGAAAAGGAAAAGACTTTCGAGCTAATCAAGCTGTTCGAGCAGTTGGAAAAACCGCGTGCCGATGTGTTTGGCAGCGATATGCAGGACATGATTATATTATTGAGCCTTTTGCTTAAGGTTTTCTCATCCTTTGAAACAACCGACCGCAGCAAAGTGGTCTTAAACCCCGACTTTGCCCGCATTTCTCCCATACTTGAATTTATTCAAGTACATTTGGCTGAGCCGCTTACATTGGATATCATTGCTGCAAACTGCTTTATCAACAAATATCACCTGTGCCATTCCTTTAAGGCCGTCACCGGTTTTTCAGTCATGGAATACATCATACACTGCCGAGTACTCAAGGCGCGCGAACTACTGAGAAAGGGCATGCGCGTGCAGGAGGTAGGCGAGATGGTAGGTTTTCGCAACAACGAGCATTTTATTCGCACCTTTGGTACTCTCACTGGCACCTCACCCAAGCGCTACGCCAAGGAGTATCTCGCTGGAGATAAGTGTTAA
- a CDS encoding gamma-glutamyltransferase family protein — translation MNFHAYPYPSQRRVTFGARGMVATSQQLCAQVGLDILKQGGNAIDAAIATAACLTVVEPCSNGIGGDAFAQVWTKDGLFGLNSTGFCPELLTAQKVRDAGHKIMPKVGFFSQTVPGVPAAWAALSERFGRLPLIEVLTPAIRYASDGFTVGPTVAERWQVAAEQTYAPYRERPEFAEWFRVFTKNGKAPQAGECWRLPDHAKTLAEIANTGAKSFYSGGLAEEIDRYMRTAGGFLRKNDLNAFSPEWVTPLTTAYRGYDIWELPPNGQGMIALMALNILNDMTLPALDDPKSWHLQIEALKLAATDAYHYIADPRTGMAATAQQLLSTAYAQRRRALITDEALLPTVGNPTDGGTVYLCTADADGNMVSYIQSNYNGFGSGIVVPGTGIALHNRGSGFYLDESSPNCLAPGKRPYHTIIPGFISKDGQPVAPFGVMGAFMQPQGHLQVVLRMLEYGQNPQSALDAPRWYWTGERCVSLEHGVPLYIARALEQMGHHVSYSVDRAPFGRGQIIWRQQNGVYAGGTDPRCDGAVVAQ, via the coding sequence ATGAATTTTCATGCCTATCCCTATCCTTCGCAGCGCCGGGTTACCTTTGGCGCACGAGGCATGGTCGCCACATCTCAGCAGCTTTGCGCACAAGTCGGGTTGGATATTTTAAAACAAGGCGGCAACGCTATAGATGCTGCCATTGCCACCGCAGCCTGTCTCACAGTCGTCGAACCCTGTTCCAACGGCATCGGCGGCGACGCCTTTGCGCAGGTTTGGACAAAGGACGGTTTGTTTGGCCTAAATTCTACTGGCTTTTGCCCAGAACTTCTAACTGCACAAAAGGTACGTGATGCAGGACATAAAATCATGCCAAAAGTTGGCTTTTTTTCACAGACCGTGCCGGGCGTTCCTGCTGCCTGGGCCGCGCTTTCAGAGCGATTTGGCCGACTACCGCTGATTGAAGTGCTTACTCCCGCCATCCGTTACGCCTCCGATGGCTTTACGGTTGGTCCCACCGTCGCGGAAAGGTGGCAAGTTGCCGCTGAACAAACTTATGCGCCCTATAGAGAACGCCCCGAATTCGCCGAGTGGTTCCGTGTGTTCACCAAGAACGGTAAAGCACCGCAAGCCGGGGAATGCTGGCGGCTACCGGATCATGCAAAAACGCTCGCCGAAATTGCCAACACTGGTGCCAAGTCCTTTTACAGCGGCGGTCTGGCAGAAGAAATTGACCGCTATATGCGTACAGCTGGCGGCTTTTTGCGTAAAAATGACCTAAACGCCTTTTCGCCTGAGTGGGTGACTCCGCTCACTACCGCCTATCGAGGCTATGACATTTGGGAGCTGCCGCCCAACGGACAAGGCATGATTGCGCTCATGGCGCTAAACATCCTTAATGACATGACGTTGCCTGCACTGGATGACCCCAAAAGTTGGCACCTGCAAATTGAGGCGCTTAAACTAGCCGCTACCGACGCTTACCACTACATTGCCGACCCACGCACCGGTATGGCAGCCACAGCGCAGCAGCTACTTAGCACCGCCTATGCCCAGCGACGTCGCGCGCTCATTACCGACGAAGCGCTGCTACCCACCGTAGGCAACCCGACCGATGGCGGCACCGTCTATCTCTGTACTGCAGATGCCGATGGCAATATGGTGTCCTACATTCAGTCGAATTATAACGGTTTTGGTTCAGGTATTGTTGTTCCCGGCACCGGTATCGCCCTGCACAACCGTGGTAGCGGCTTTTATCTCGACGAAAGCAGCCCCAATTGTCTTGCGCCCGGCAAACGACCTTATCACACAATTATTCCTGGTTTTATCTCGAAAGATGGTCAACCAGTTGCACCGTTTGGTGTTATGGGCGCCTTTATGCAACCACAAGGGCACCTTCAAGTCGTGCTCAGAATGCTCGAATATGGCCAGAATCCTCAATCGGCGCTAGACGCCCCACGCTGGTACTGGACTGGTGAGCGTTGTGTCAGTTTAGAGCATGGTGTTCCACTGTATATCGCGCGCGCACTCGAACAGATGGGGCACCACGTTAGCTATTCGGTCGACCGTGCGCCTTTCGGCCGGGGCCAGATCATCTGGCGTCAGCAAAACGGCGTATACGCCGGTGGCACTGACCCGCGCTGCGACGGCGCCGTCGTCGCTCAATAG
- a CDS encoding FeoB-associated Cys-rich membrane protein — protein MTLQFIVIIGLMVALLCGLFIFALISKNKDPMMQGGCHGDCSHCTAHCDEEDNKNRK, from the coding sequence ATGACACTGCAGTTTATCGTTATTATCGGCTTGATGGTCGCGTTACTTTGCGGTTTGTTTATCTTTGCCCTGATATCCAAAAATAAAGACCCGATGATGCAGGGGGGCTGCCACGGTGACTGTTCACATTGTACTGCGCACTGTGATGAAGAGGATAACAAAAACCGCAAATAA
- a CDS encoding GNAT family N-acetyltransferase, which produces MQTPLSFRPATYADIPQILHFIKLLAEYEKLSNEVTATEALLREWLFEKKKAEVIFAEINQEVVGFALFFYNFSTFLGRAGLYLEDLYVKESYRGKGYGKAILQELARLAVERGCGRLEWQCLDWNKPSIDFYLSLNARPMDDWTVYRLTGDTLLAMAKN; this is translated from the coding sequence ATGCAAACACCCTTAAGCTTTAGACCCGCAACCTACGCCGATATTCCACAGATACTCCATTTTATCAAACTGTTAGCTGAATACGAAAAGCTTAGCAATGAGGTGACAGCCACCGAAGCACTGTTGAGGGAATGGCTGTTTGAAAAGAAAAAAGCCGAAGTTATTTTTGCCGAAATTAATCAGGAAGTTGTTGGCTTTGCACTGTTCTTTTATAATTTTTCTACCTTTTTAGGCCGTGCTGGTCTTTATCTTGAAGATCTTTACGTTAAAGAGTCCTACCGCGGTAAAGGTTACGGCAAGGCTATTTTACAGGAGCTTGCCAGACTGGCCGTTGAACGCGGCTGCGGCCGGCTTGAGTGGCAATGCCTAGATTGGAATAAGCCGAGTATCGATTTCTATCTTTCACTTAATGCCCGCCCGATGGACGATTGGACAGTATACCGCCTAACCGGGGACACTCTGCTTGCTATGGCCAAGAATTAA
- a CDS encoding AbrB/MazE/SpoVT family DNA-binding domain-containing protein, whose protein sequence is MKATGIVRKIDDLGRIVLPIELRRTLGISERDSLEIYVDHSNILLKKYEPACIFCGSADNITVYKDKNVCGHCLAELRANG, encoded by the coding sequence ATGAAAGCGACAGGTATTGTACGGAAAATTGACGATTTGGGAAGGATCGTGCTGCCAATCGAATTAAGGCGGACATTGGGGATTTCTGAGAGAGATTCTTTAGAAATTTATGTGGACCACAGCAACATTCTACTTAAAAAGTATGAACCCGCCTGTATTTTTTGTGGGAGTGCCGATAACATTACGGTGTACAAAGATAAAAATGTCTGTGGACACTGTCTTGCTGAGCTTAGAGCTAACGGCTAA